The genomic DNA CTTATCCAATCAGTTTTTCAACAAATCACAACCCTACACGTGGCCAACACTGTCTATAATAATTGATACCTTTCTTCCAACGCTCCTCTTCAATTTGTTGCAAAACTTTGCATTCATCAAAATTGATTCAAAACCTATAAAATCTGAAGGAGGgtgagggtaaaattgtaatttgcaaCTATGGGTAATGCTTTGAGGTTTTTGTATGGTGAGTGTTGTTCAAAACCAACTACTGGTGgtgctgctggtggtggtggtggtggtaattGGGTGAACCAACATGTTCATCATGGTGTGTCAACGTCTACGGATAACGCCGGTGTCTCCGCTCTGGCTCGGGATATCCGCCAGTTTGAATTGACCTCCCAGGTACCATCAACCATCAAATTGAATTGTTTACGATAGGGGTGTGAATTTCCGACACGACCTGAAAACCTTACATGAACCTGATTCGTGGGTTTGGTTTTAGTCTAtatgggttcgggtcagttttAGGTTGAACCtgcgaacccgtttagctaaacgggtcaggttcgggtcaTCCCGGTTGGGTTGGTgggttgacacgtttaacccatTTTTgttataattatattttttacaatatgttttatgtcaaaattaaattataacttaaaaagagaaattgacataagattttataatttaaatgtgACTGTAtaatatacatttgtgttttttaagtaaattttaatttacTATATTAATTTgcggaaaaaaaaattaaacaggTCGTGTTTGGGTCGACCCGTGAATATTCGGGCCATGTTCGGATATGTATGAcacaattttcgggttcgggtcgtgtttgggttcgtctaaaattttcgggttcgggtggggttgaacccgccaacccgtGAACATGACCCGATTAGCATTTAGCACCCCTAGTTTACAACATGATTTGTAATTATAATATGATTGTGGATTGTGATTGTAGGTTCCTGAAGGTTTGAGTAAGCATGTGGTTTCATCTAAGAAAGCTCAGTCTAATTGGTATAGTTTCTTACACCTCATATTTCCGGCATTTGACTACATGGGTGGAAGTAGAGGGGGTCAAGAGGGTCAACTCGGTCACATGAATTTGTTGGATTATTATATGTAAATTATGGAATTTTTTTAGAGAAAAATGGGCCATCTGGTTGATGACGCCTGATAAAGAAGTTCTGGTTCCGTCAATGTTTCATGCTTGCTTTTTTAGACGTATAATTTTTACTTTTTATGAACTCAAGGTATACCAAACTTTCTGAGGCATGGGCACAAACAAAACCTCCCCCAAAGTCACCTCAAGAGGTTTCCAAGCTTGTCATTAGCACCTTAAAGAATCACAAAAAGGCTGACGTCGAGGTCGGTCATCTCTCGCTCTCTTCTCTGTGTGTGTAAAACTGTAAATTAGATGAGACAATTTCTGCACATCGGGCCATCGGTGTCAAAACATGTTGGGTTAACAGGTTGGAATTGATGAACCGAACACACCCTTATATATTTGTTTGTGTGAGCGACATCAATCCAACCTGAACACACTTAATATTATGCAACTAGAACACGCTGTGTGTAACTCGTTTATCTAATCCAGTTGTCGGGTTGTAATCAAGTTGTAAACGGGTTAAATAGGTCGTAAGCTGATTGAAAGTTGTAAACGGGTTGGCGAGCTAATGTAAATATAATTCACTTGTATTGACCTGTTACCCAACCTCTTCCACCTATTGATACTATATAGTCTATAAATGTATTAAAGAATCCAGCACAAAACTCCAAATAGTATACCTTTGATGATCTTTGTGCAGGGGTTGTTATCATTTTACGGTCTCCCGCTATCTCAATCTGCGGTTGAAGTCACCACAGGCCCAGCTCCACCAGTTGCCAATGGAGCCAAGTATGAATTAAACACACTTCCTGTAAGAATTTCCAAGTCAAATCTTCAATTTCTTATACCATCTTTACATATTTTGTTATAAACATGATGTGAAATCAACTTGAGTAAACAAAGGTGGATGAAAAGGCGGTAGCAGACGGGGATACAGTGACAGTTTACGTTAGTACCTTAACTCCCAGAGAAGCAGCGTGTGTTCCACAAGCCGTACAAGTGGCAGCAGTAGAACGGGCCAAAGCACGGGCTCAAAGGAACTACACCAAGGCAGATGCACTCCATAAGCAAATTATTGATGCGGGCTATCGGTAATCCACCATCCTGTTGCCACCAACATCATCTAACTTTCATAATTATGAATGCTAAATAATGCAGGATGCTAAATATACAATTATGAATGTTAAATGATGCAGGATGCTAAATATACATAATGAGGAGATTCTAGCCCGGAAGTATCGAATTAGACTACGGTAAGATGCTTGGTAATGAtcaaaagttttatttatttatttttttttttttggagttaACTTCCATTTTGCTACCTGTGATTTGGCCATTTTAACGGTTTgccccaatagtttaaaaatagccattttcctccctgatttttctaacttgtcgtcattttgctccccgcctctaactccatccaaaaaatccattaactagaagggtattttagtaattttatagataaaagcaagggcatgtaagtcttttcacctaaataaacctataacttatttatttatatgtatataagtaattcttttctgatcccccatctttccaaccactctttctactggccaccaccatccacaaccatccaccaccacctgccGACCACGACTACCGCGACTTTTAACTAAACGTTTTAATTGAGTTAGAGCCAAGGAGTAAACTAACGAAATACCCCTACTTTTAGTTGAAcgttttaactgagttagagccagggagcaaactggcgacaaactcgaatgatcagggaggaaaatggttaattttaaactattggagcaaaaccgttaaaatgacaaaaccacagggagcaaaacgaaagttaactCTCTTTTTTGTGATGAATAACGGTCGTTAAAAATGGAACAGGGGAATAGATGCACCAGAAAGCGCAATGCCTTATGGGAAAGAGGCGAAAGAGGAACTGATTAGATTGGTTGTGGGGAAGTCTTTGAAAGTTTTGATCTTTGATGAAGACCGTTATGGCCGTTGTGTTGGTGATATCTATTGCAATGGTGTCTTTGTCCAGGTAGATCtcaaatataattaaaaatattctattattttattaagcttctatttaataaaatgatttaagaGGTTATATGATATTAACAATACGCTTTGAGCGTTTCGTTTTTAGGctaatttttattttacttatttGACTTTTCAAGAGACGTTAAAACATTAGGGGCACTATACGAACCCAAAACTCATGTCGGACTTAAAACCCGAACAAGACTCGCATGTTCACAAGTTGACACGAAACGAGCTGTTTAACTTGAacttcattttattttatttgcatATTAATAATCTAAAATTACAAATTTGCTCAGTTTTTCAACATTTAAATATGGTAGAAAATACCCAACCAACTTAAGTTATGACACTAaacacatgttttcaaatataaaaATGTAAAGGTTAGCCTGTAAACCTGGCTAAACTGAAGCCGACCCATTTAGCTAAAGATGTTCGTGGGCTCAACCTGACTCACccctaggggtgcaaacgagccgagctactcgcgagctacttgagctcggctcgaaaaaaagctcgaacgggccgagcttaaacgagcttgagcccgagcctaaaaaacaagctcgtttagtaaacgagcccgagcccgagcttcgc from Helianthus annuus cultivar XRQ/B chromosome 7, HanXRQr2.0-SUNRISE, whole genome shotgun sequence includes the following:
- the LOC110869023 gene encoding staphylococcal-like nuclease CAN2, translating into MGNALRFLYGECCSKPTTGGAAGGGGGGNWVNQHVHHGVSTSTDNAGVSALARDIRQFELTSQVPEGLSKHVVSSKKAQSNWYTKLSEAWAQTKPPPKSPQEVSKLVISTLKNHKKADVEGLLSFYGLPLSQSAVEVTTGPAPPVANGAKYELNTLPVDEKAVADGDTVTVYVSTLTPREAACVPQAVQVAAVERAKARAQRNYTKADALHKQIIDAGYRMLNIHNEEILARKYRIRLRGIDAPESAMPYGKEAKEELIRLVVGKSLKVLIFDEDRYGRCVGDIYCNGVFVQERMLKKGLVWHYGAYDKRPELEKWEKDARDKRIGLWASANPEKPWEWRKNRREQR